One segment of Desulfosudis oleivorans Hxd3 DNA contains the following:
- a CDS encoding shikimate kinase — MNIVLIGYRGTGKSEVGAILSRQLDMPCIGMDAEIVRRAGCSIPEIVVKQGWPGFRDAEAALALELAGRDNLIIDTGGGVIERPENITALKKNGQVFWLTASVDTIVSRIQTDTQRPSLTADKSFTDEVAGVLARRIPLYRAAAHHEIATDGLSPARVADTIVSLLQEGSGRPA; from the coding sequence ATGAACATTGTACTGATCGGCTACCGGGGCACCGGCAAAAGCGAAGTGGGTGCCATACTTTCCCGGCAACTGGACATGCCCTGTATCGGCATGGACGCCGAAATCGTCAGACGGGCCGGGTGTTCCATCCCGGAAATCGTGGTAAAACAGGGATGGCCGGGGTTTCGGGACGCAGAGGCGGCCCTGGCCCTTGAACTGGCCGGCCGGGATAACCTGATCATCGACACCGGCGGCGGTGTGATTGAACGGCCGGAAAACATAACGGCCCTCAAGAAAAACGGACAGGTCTTCTGGCTCACCGCTTCCGTCGACACCATTGTGTCACGCATTCAGACCGACACCCAGCGGCCTTCCCTGACAGCGGACAAAAGCTTTACCGACGAGGTGGCCGGGGTGCTGGCCCGCCGGATCCCCCTCTACCGGGCCGCGGCCCATCATGAAATCGCCACCGACGGTCTTTCTCCGGCCCGAGTGGCCGACACCATTGTCTCCCTGCTGCAAGAAGGCTCCGGCCGGCCGGCATGA
- a CDS encoding polyprenol monophosphomannose synthase produces MRIAVVMPTYNEAANIGKMIDVLFETIFPAMDGFDMHLVVADDTSPDGTGRIVTDRMTVHERLHLSTGERRGLGHAYVRGFSFAMDQLSADAVVEMDADFQHDPRYLIDMATAFEKGADYVIGSRFMAGGAIPDQWAWHRKFISVAGNRFARRMLGLDAIHDLTTGFRLTRVAGVLDRIDLSGLMALDRFAYKVDLLYKTLALARTVVEIPIAFAPRQREKSKFNFSELIATYKVVAKLRMSGR; encoded by the coding sequence ATGCGGATCGCGGTAGTCATGCCCACCTACAACGAGGCGGCCAATATCGGGAAAATGATCGACGTCCTGTTCGAAACGATATTTCCGGCGATGGACGGCTTCGATATGCACCTGGTGGTGGCCGACGACACCTCTCCGGACGGCACCGGCCGGATTGTGACGGATCGGATGACGGTTCATGAACGGCTTCATCTTTCAACCGGCGAAAGAAGAGGGCTCGGCCATGCGTATGTAAGAGGTTTTTCTTTTGCCATGGACCAGCTTTCCGCTGATGCCGTGGTGGAGATGGACGCCGACTTTCAGCACGATCCGCGTTACCTGATCGACATGGCAACGGCCTTTGAAAAAGGCGCCGACTACGTGATCGGTTCGCGTTTTATGGCCGGCGGCGCCATTCCGGACCAGTGGGCCTGGCACCGGAAGTTTATCAGCGTGGCAGGCAACCGGTTTGCCCGGCGCATGCTGGGGCTTGACGCGATTCACGACCTGACCACCGGGTTTCGGCTGACCCGGGTGGCCGGGGTTCTGGACCGGATCGACTTAAGCGGCCTGATGGCTTTAGACCGGTTTGCCTACAAGGTGGATCTGCTGTATAAAACCCTTGCTCTTGCCCGGACCGTGGTGGAGATTCCCATTGCGTTCGCCCCCCGGCAACGGGAAAAATCAAAGTTTAATTTTTCGGAACTGATCGCCACGTATAAGGTAGTTGCCAAACTGAGGATGTCGGGCCGATGA
- a CDS encoding PD40 domain-containing protein: MGSKKSIRLVLTALLFALLLFPAQNAMAGTVAEGSATLESLHTDSTQGDGDSYRPSISADGRYIAFESEASTLVDGDINDSKDIFLRDTTEGTTTLVSVAASYGAPYGYGADLGSSSSAISGDGQYVAFDSNATNLVAGGTYGQQVFVRDTVGGTTALVSPNYGGTYGAHGYGANGNSAYPSISFGGRYVAFQSYATNLTDDGATSYSAIFIRDTQEGATTRIMAYGGAQPDNNSYYPAISGDGSAVGFQSRASNLLEANNPDTGDQNIYVYDTASGAIELISRAYGSALSEEITPTYGANGGCDNPVISYGGRYVAFYSYATNLVYGGSNGEYQVYVYDRTSGEMVVASAEDGGTSEGNNTSDRPSISPDGRYVAFRSQATNLVTDVTEYTSSDYLVFLRDTVDQKTTLISRIDNTVGGYEAGVYGGGINNAPSVSDCGMYVAFGAAGSYFVEGDTNGNSDIFRVLNDTDGDGIGDMDTDGDGTPDCVDLCPDDPDKIEPGACGCGVADTDADGNGIADCLEDDEEPAPRLPDTDIGPDCFISTLVF, translated from the coding sequence ATGGGATCAAAAAAATCAATTCGACTGGTACTGACTGCACTCCTTTTTGCGCTGCTGCTGTTCCCTGCGCAGAACGCCATGGCCGGGACGGTGGCCGAGGGCAGCGCCACCCTGGAAAGCCTTCACACCGACAGCACCCAGGGAGACGGTGACAGCTACAGGCCGTCGATTTCCGCGGATGGCCGGTATATCGCCTTTGAGTCCGAGGCATCCACCCTGGTGGATGGGGATATCAACGATTCTAAGGATATTTTTCTGCGGGACACCACTGAGGGTACCACCACGCTGGTGAGCGTGGCTGCCTCCTATGGCGCCCCCTACGGCTATGGCGCGGATCTTGGTTCCTCCAGCTCCGCCATCAGCGGCGACGGCCAGTATGTGGCCTTTGATTCTAACGCCACCAACCTGGTTGCCGGCGGCACTTACGGCCAGCAGGTGTTTGTCCGCGACACAGTTGGCGGCACAACAGCCCTGGTCAGTCCCAACTATGGCGGCACTTACGGAGCTCACGGCTATGGCGCCAACGGCAACAGTGCTTATCCGTCCATCAGCTTTGGAGGGCGGTATGTGGCCTTCCAATCCTATGCCACCAACCTGACCGACGACGGCGCCACGAGTTATAGCGCCATCTTTATCCGCGACACTCAGGAAGGCGCCACCACCCGGATCATGGCCTATGGCGGGGCACAACCCGACAACAATTCCTACTACCCGGCCATCTCCGGAGACGGTTCGGCCGTGGGCTTTCAGTCCAGGGCCAGCAACCTGCTTGAAGCAAACAACCCTGATACGGGGGACCAAAACATCTATGTTTACGACACCGCTTCCGGCGCCATTGAGCTGATCAGCCGGGCCTATGGAAGCGCCTTGTCTGAAGAGATCACTCCCACTTATGGGGCGAATGGCGGCTGCGACAACCCGGTCATCAGCTACGGCGGCCGTTACGTGGCATTTTACTCCTATGCCACCAACCTGGTCTATGGCGGCAGTAACGGAGAGTATCAGGTTTATGTATATGACCGGACCTCCGGTGAAATGGTGGTGGCCAGTGCCGAGGATGGAGGAACAAGTGAAGGAAATAACACATCAGATAGGCCCTCCATCTCGCCCGACGGCCGGTATGTGGCCTTTAGATCCCAAGCCACCAACCTTGTTACGGATGTAACTGAATATACCAGCTCCGACTATCTTGTCTTTCTGCGCGACACTGTGGATCAAAAAACGACACTCATCTCCAGGATAGACAATACCGTGGGCGGATACGAGGCCGGCGTATACGGCGGCGGCATCAACAATGCCCCTTCGGTCAGCGACTGCGGCATGTATGTGGCTTTTGGCGCAGCCGGCAGCTACTTTGTGGAGGGTGACACAAACGGGAACAGCGACATTTTCCGGGTACTCAACGATACCGACGGCGACGGCATTGGTGATATGGATACCGACGGCGACGGCACGCCCGACTGCGTGGACCTCTGCCCGGATGATCCGGACAAGATCGAGCCCGGGGCCTGCGGGTGCGGTGTTGCCGACACCGACGCCGACGGCAACGGCATTGCCGACTGCCTGGAAGACGACGAGGAACCGGCGCCACGTCTGCCTGACACCGACATCGGCCCGGATTGTTTCATCTCGACCCTTGTTTTTTAA
- a CDS encoding TolB family protein — protein MTSFGKMARLAMTTTLFALLVVGQNAVAGVVAEGSATLESLHTDGTQGNDYSDMTSISADGRFIAFESSATTLVDTTTYAEYNILLRDTAEGVTTLISVTPAGYGANNSSRNPAISGDGRYVAFDSQATNLTGQVTGDYQIFMRDTVAGTTQLISPNYGGVDTGAPYGYGGGGRSGRPSVSFDGRYVAFYSDAANLTADSDTFGSQDVFIRDTQTGTTTRIMAYGGAQPDAGVTSPAISGDGLAVAFQSDATNLLAADNPDGSYVNIFVYDTASGVIEMISRAYGSAMAEFDDPTYGANGTCRRPSISYGGRYVAFESYATNLVDGGSTGNQVFVYDRTTGDMVIASAVDGGTAWGNSTSETPAISSDGRYVAFRSTASNLVDFENAGVAGAYLRDTVENKTTLMSRRDNIVAGYDADAVYGAAMTYWPAVSAGGMYVTFGSDEDTLVAGDENSERDIFRVLYDTDGDGIADSDSDGDGTPDCTDLCPDDPNKIDPGACGCGVADTDADGNGIADCLEDDEPEPAPRLPDTDIGPDCFISTLVF, from the coding sequence ATGACATCATTTGGGAAAATGGCTCGACTGGCGATGACAACCACCCTTTTTGCCCTGCTGGTGGTGGGCCAGAATGCAGTGGCCGGCGTTGTGGCTGAAGGCAGCGCCACCCTGGAGAGCCTTCACACCGACGGCACCCAGGGCAACGATTACAGCGACATGACCTCAATTTCAGCCGACGGCCGGTTTATCGCCTTTGAATCGTCCGCCACCACCCTGGTGGACACCACGACCTACGCCGAATATAACATTCTGCTGCGGGACACGGCAGAAGGCGTCACTACCCTGATAAGTGTTACCCCTGCCGGCTATGGAGCAAACAACAGTTCCCGAAACCCCGCTATCAGCGGGGACGGCCGGTATGTAGCTTTTGACTCCCAGGCCACCAACCTGACAGGTCAAGTCACAGGGGACTACCAGATATTTATGCGCGACACCGTTGCCGGCACCACCCAACTGATCAGCCCCAACTATGGAGGCGTTGATACCGGTGCTCCCTATGGCTATGGCGGAGGCGGACGAAGCGGACGCCCGTCTGTCAGCTTTGACGGCCGGTATGTGGCCTTCTATTCTGATGCCGCCAACCTGACGGCCGACAGCGACACTTTCGGCAGTCAGGATGTGTTTATCCGGGACACCCAGACCGGCACCACCACCCGAATTATGGCCTATGGCGGAGCACAGCCTGACGCCGGCGTGACCTCCCCGGCCATCTCCGGGGATGGTTTGGCAGTGGCCTTTCAGTCTGACGCCACCAACCTGCTGGCAGCCGACAACCCGGATGGATCATATGTTAATATTTTTGTTTACGACACCGCCTCCGGCGTCATCGAGATGATCAGCCGGGCCTATGGCAGCGCCATGGCCGAATTTGATGACCCCACCTATGGCGCGAACGGTACTTGCAGACGCCCCTCCATCAGCTACGGGGGCCGGTACGTGGCCTTTGAGTCATATGCCACTAACCTGGTCGACGGCGGCAGCACCGGAAATCAGGTGTTCGTATACGACCGGACCACCGGTGACATGGTGATCGCCAGCGCTGTTGACGGCGGCACCGCCTGGGGCAACAGCACCAGCGAAACCCCAGCCATCTCCTCCGACGGCCGGTATGTGGCATTCAGATCTACTGCATCAAATCTTGTCGATTTTGAAAACGCCGGCGTTGCCGGCGCCTATCTGCGGGATACCGTGGAAAACAAGACCACCCTGATGTCCAGAAGAGACAACATTGTGGCCGGGTATGACGCTGACGCCGTCTACGGCGCAGCCATGACCTACTGGCCGGCGGTCAGCGCCGGCGGCATGTATGTGACCTTTGGCTCCGACGAAGACACCCTTGTGGCCGGGGATGAAAACAGCGAAAGGGATATATTTCGCGTTCTCTATGATACCGACGGTGACGGCATCGCCGATTCGGACAGCGATGGCGATGGTACGCCGGACTGCACGGATCTCTGCCCGGATGATCCGAACAAGATCGATCCCGGGGCCTGCGGGTGCGGTGTTGCCGACACCGACGCCGACGGCAACGGCATTGCCGACTGCCTGGAAGACGACGAGCCCGAGCCGGCGCCACGTCTGCCTGACACCGACATCGGCCCGGATTGTTTCATCTCGACGCTTGTTTTTTAA
- a CDS encoding START domain-containing protein, whose product MRLILRAVVVVCGLFAAASFAGATDGQWQLIGSADGVDTYRMTHPRTEVCTFKGVGFVDAKIEIIGEVFRDIPAYPEWMANCKKATILKTIDRNTYIINTVISAPFPYKDRDMVVENQSIYNFENGTAQLTFRLARNFDFPEQSCCLRLTDLEGQYYFEYFGRDKTRVTYQYRSDPGGNVPVGLANEFQIKHYPAINIAGLREMVKKKKYIRAGLASPEYAMIERMLDDKKLVSNILKKRVGEYIIDPVLLDMLFEMTTTRQIVDNVYATRSDFESIRQGMMDLLNVVGARGLAGIQRQEVDAVVAYLSDKPFDTFFSMEKLMEERWLVDEIAKEKRLVHGLLERESPLAEVVFEKVATSPVAVRSFIEDRQLADRILTDPFLRRKLWEDSVLRDRLAEELGAFKTSKEFENLIAERVKSYSS is encoded by the coding sequence ATGCGGTTGATTCTCAGGGCCGTGGTCGTTGTATGTGGCTTATTCGCGGCGGCTTCCTTTGCCGGCGCCACCGACGGCCAGTGGCAGCTTATTGGGTCGGCTGACGGTGTCGACACCTATCGAATGACCCACCCGCGAACCGAGGTGTGCACATTCAAGGGCGTGGGCTTTGTGGATGCCAAGATCGAGATCATCGGCGAGGTGTTTCGGGATATTCCGGCCTATCCGGAATGGATGGCCAACTGCAAAAAAGCCACCATCCTCAAAACCATTGACCGAAACACATACATCATCAACACCGTAATCAGCGCGCCGTTTCCCTACAAGGACAGGGACATGGTGGTGGAGAATCAGTCCATTTACAATTTTGAAAACGGGACGGCCCAGCTCACCTTCAGGCTGGCCAGAAATTTTGATTTTCCCGAACAGTCCTGCTGTTTGCGGCTTACCGACCTGGAGGGCCAGTACTATTTTGAATATTTCGGCAGAGACAAGACCCGGGTCACCTACCAGTACCGCTCCGATCCCGGGGGAAACGTGCCGGTGGGCCTGGCCAACGAGTTTCAGATCAAGCACTATCCGGCCATCAATATTGCCGGGCTTCGGGAGATGGTGAAAAAGAAAAAATACATTCGGGCCGGTCTGGCATCGCCGGAATACGCGATGATTGAACGCATGCTGGACGACAAAAAGCTGGTGTCAAACATTTTAAAAAAGCGGGTAGGTGAATACATCATCGACCCGGTGCTGCTGGACATGCTGTTCGAAATGACCACCACCCGGCAAATCGTGGATAATGTGTATGCTACCCGATCCGACTTTGAAAGCATTCGCCAGGGCATGATGGACCTGTTGAACGTGGTGGGGGCCAGGGGGCTTGCCGGCATCCAGCGGCAGGAGGTGGACGCCGTTGTCGCTTACCTGTCGGACAAGCCGTTTGACACCTTTTTTTCCATGGAAAAGCTGATGGAGGAGCGGTGGCTGGTGGATGAGATCGCAAAGGAAAAAAGGCTGGTCCACGGGCTGCTTGAAAGGGAAAGTCCGCTGGCCGAGGTGGTGTTTGAAAAAGTGGCCACCTCTCCTGTTGCGGTAAGATCTTTTATTGAAGACCGGCAGTTGGCAGACCGGATTCTGACGGATCCGTTTTTACGCCGGAAACTGTGGGAAGACAGTGTTCTCCGGGACCGCCTGGCCGAGGAACTGGGGGCCTTTAAAACCTCCAAAGAGTTTGA
- a CDS encoding TetR/AcrR family transcriptional regulator has protein sequence MKPKKASTPRPTAKRPGRLPESTPKSDATREMIVAAARKVFVRYPYHKASIRTIAAEGGFHFSLINHYFTKSELFGAVVAQVSQEMLDNFTSWLKGISVMSPEDGFSLFLDRALDHFFKHPDVLRILMKNAGEADSEETTRAFDHFTKYVFTGGGILINELRMAKSVDNIVVWFYGVLNLLINFVGAAHYHCQVLNMDPNGPDFRKWVKNCLMYLFTPTLKELFPAGQSA, from the coding sequence ATGAAACCCAAAAAAGCCAGCACGCCGCGACCAACGGCAAAACGGCCGGGGCGCCTTCCGGAGTCAACACCCAAAAGCGATGCCACCCGTGAGATGATTGTTGCCGCGGCCCGCAAGGTATTTGTCCGGTACCCCTACCACAAGGCCAGCATCCGAACCATTGCCGCCGAGGGAGGGTTTCATTTCTCCCTGATCAACCACTACTTTACCAAGTCCGAACTGTTCGGCGCCGTGGTGGCCCAGGTGAGTCAGGAAATGCTGGACAATTTCACCTCGTGGCTCAAGGGCATCTCGGTCATGTCGCCGGAGGATGGCTTTTCCCTGTTTCTCGACCGGGCCCTGGACCATTTTTTCAAACACCCGGACGTGCTGCGCATTCTGATGAAAAACGCGGGAGAGGCCGATTCGGAAGAGACAACACGGGCCTTTGACCATTTTACAAAGTATGTGTTTACCGGCGGTGGTATTCTTATCAATGAACTGCGCATGGCAAAAAGCGTGGACAACATCGTGGTGTGGTTCTACGGGGTGCTCAACCTGCTGATCAACTTTGTGGGCGCGGCCCACTACCACTGCCAGGTGCTCAACATGGACCCCAACGGCCCGGATTTTCGCAAGTGGGTAAAAAACTGCCTGATGTACCTGTTCACCCCCACCTTAAAAGAGCTCTTTCCGGCAGGACAATCCGCCTGA
- a CDS encoding tetratricopeptide repeat protein, producing the protein MRKIFVLGIMLAAVAVGCDDSRDRSVQGWFDAGMASVQAGQYDKAVEAFTRVLDLSPDFAPAYNNRAAARWDLGDYEGAVADYNRALAINPDFPESYNGRGKAFCDMGQMDKALADLDRAVELAPDFADAYNNRGVALRKTGDFIGALADHSRAIQMRPDRAAEFYNARGVTWLEKGDPDKAIADFTAALAENPGFAWAYNNLASAWMEKGQPDRAMAAYDKALSIFPRMAEALSGRGSVRAQAGDYTGALADLDKAIEFYPSYHTAYYNRARVYQLTGNREKALANAVKAVGLFPNNPLYQDLLNILEQPASAPGE; encoded by the coding sequence ATGAGAAAAATTTTTGTCCTTGGTATAATGCTGGCCGCGGTTGCCGTGGGCTGTGACGACAGCAGAGACAGGAGCGTTCAGGGGTGGTTTGACGCGGGCATGGCCAGTGTACAGGCCGGACAGTACGACAAGGCGGTGGAAGCCTTTACCCGAGTACTGGACCTTTCGCCCGACTTTGCTCCGGCTTACAACAACCGGGCCGCGGCCCGCTGGGATCTGGGCGATTATGAAGGCGCCGTTGCAGACTACAACCGGGCACTGGCCATTAATCCTGATTTTCCCGAGTCCTATAACGGAAGAGGCAAGGCTTTTTGCGACATGGGCCAGATGGATAAGGCCCTGGCCGACCTGGACAGGGCCGTTGAGCTGGCCCCGGATTTTGCCGATGCCTACAACAATCGGGGCGTGGCCTTACGAAAAACAGGTGATTTTATCGGCGCCCTGGCCGACCACTCCCGGGCCATTCAGATGCGGCCGGACCGGGCCGCCGAGTTTTACAACGCCAGGGGCGTGACCTGGCTGGAAAAGGGAGATCCAGATAAGGCCATTGCCGACTTTACCGCGGCTCTTGCCGAAAATCCGGGGTTTGCCTGGGCGTATAACAACCTGGCTTCGGCATGGATGGAGAAGGGGCAGCCGGACCGGGCCATGGCCGCCTATGACAAGGCCCTTTCGATTTTTCCCCGCATGGCCGAGGCCTTAAGCGGCCGGGGATCGGTCCGCGCCCAGGCTGGTGACTACACCGGGGCACTGGCCGATCTGGACAAGGCCATCGAATTTTATCCCAGCTACCATACCGCTTATTATAACCGTGCCCGGGTGTATCAGCTGACCGGAAACCGGGAAAAGGCCCTGGCCAACGCGGTCAAGGCGGTGGGCCTTTTTCCGAATAATCCCCTTTATCAGGACCTGCTGAACATACTGGAGCAGCCGGCTTCCGCCCCCGGAGAGTAA
- a CDS encoding SCP2 sterol-binding domain-containing protein: MSDQTFTITVNVRELLTEFIPKLAAEYVQMRGAQEELKGTELTLNVDISGAVYGFVIKDGVDFTVQEGPIDNPRVHIALSLETIAKMADMKNIDMLLGMQSQLTRKKYDVLTGLKGTSVFAIKNPDGTVSDISVTFNGAQTPKVGLRLSMEDANRINRGEENPIQLFMSGRMEIDGEMAFAMMLQPLFT; encoded by the coding sequence ATGTCAGATCAGACCTTTACCATTACCGTCAATGTCAGGGAGCTGTTAACCGAATTTATACCCAAGCTGGCCGCGGAGTATGTCCAAATGCGGGGGGCACAGGAGGAGTTGAAAGGCACGGAACTGACCCTGAACGTGGATATTTCAGGGGCCGTGTACGGTTTTGTCATCAAGGACGGCGTGGACTTTACCGTGCAGGAAGGGCCCATTGACAATCCCAGGGTCCACATCGCCCTTTCGCTTGAAACCATTGCAAAAATGGCGGACATGAAGAACATTGACATGCTGCTCGGCATGCAGAGCCAGCTCACCCGGAAAAAATATGATGTTCTGACCGGGCTGAAAGGCACCAGCGTGTTTGCGATCAAAAACCCGGACGGCACGGTTTCCGATATTTCGGTCACCTTTAACGGCGCCCAGACCCCAAAGGTGGGCCTGCGCCTCTCCATGGAGGACGCCAACCGGATCAACCGGGGCGAGGAAAATCCCATTCAACTTTTCATGAGCGGCCGCATGGAGATCGACGGCGAGATGGCCTTTGCTATGATGCTGCAACCGCTTTTTACATAG
- a CDS encoding shikimate dehydrogenase gives MHSVDTATRLCAVIGNPVEHSLSPAIHNAAFAARNLNFVYVAFRVNDVGPALAGMRALENFRGMSITIPHKISAIGHVDEITDLDRAMGAINTVVNEKGRLTGSNTDGPGALKALKNAGVETSGKTVLMLGAGGVARAIAFTLAWQADIAELVLLDIDSALREQLSSDLKNGTSATITAAGFENKALAHAMARADIVIHCTPVGMHPKTDASLVPPDLFRPGMAVFDVVYNPLETKLLTEAAAFGLKTVSGVELFVNQAVLQFEKFTGETGPADVMRRVVMEHLKS, from the coding sequence ATGCACTCTGTTGACACAGCAACCCGGCTGTGCGCGGTCATCGGCAACCCGGTGGAACACAGCCTGTCCCCGGCCATTCACAACGCCGCCTTTGCCGCCCGGAACCTTAATTTTGTCTATGTCGCCTTTCGGGTGAATGATGTGGGCCCGGCCCTGGCCGGCATGCGGGCCCTTGAAAACTTCCGGGGCATGAGCATCACCATTCCCCACAAGATCTCGGCCATCGGCCATGTGGATGAGATCACGGACCTGGACCGGGCCATGGGCGCCATCAACACCGTGGTCAATGAAAAGGGCCGGCTGACCGGCTCCAACACCGACGGCCCCGGCGCGTTAAAAGCCCTTAAAAATGCCGGGGTGGAAACATCCGGCAAAACCGTTCTGATGCTGGGGGCCGGCGGCGTGGCCCGGGCCATTGCCTTTACCCTGGCATGGCAGGCCGACATTGCCGAACTCGTGCTGCTGGACATCGACAGTGCCCTGCGGGAACAGCTCTCGTCGGACCTGAAAAACGGAACGTCCGCCACCATCACTGCCGCAGGCTTTGAGAATAAAGCCCTGGCCCATGCCATGGCCCGGGCCGATATCGTGATTCACTGCACCCCCGTTGGCATGCATCCCAAAACCGATGCCTCCCTGGTGCCGCCCGACCTGTTCCGGCCCGGCATGGCGGTGTTTGACGTGGTTTACAACCCCCTGGAAACAAAACTGCTGACCGAGGCCGCTGCCTTTGGCCTGAAAACCGTCTCCGGGGTGGAGCTGTTTGTGAACCAGGCCGTGCTTCAGTTTGAAAAATTCACCGGCGAAACCGGGCCGGCGGATGTGATGCGCCGGGTGGTCATGGAGCATCTGAAGTCATGA
- a CDS encoding glycosyltransferase family 39 protein, whose amino-acid sequence MNATTAMQLKTVFKNRPWLAAGLVGAVALAVRIFALLSFQKSLYADFLLFDEQVYHTWAVRMASGEFGTLSVPDFAPLPAYIMAAVYTLFAPDPFYIRLLNMALGTGTCMMIVLVGRRMGGARVGLFSGMVAALYAPLVFFSVVLHKTALSVFLFSAFVYACLVLMDAVSEEKQKPLRHTWAWAILTGVIMALLINVRSNAVVMMPVALACAAWACFRDRVPVRTWPAVLAGFVLGFAVAVLPFVVRDYKMTGAFAVTPAGGFNLYIANNPDNPFPYYRPVRFATSNATQQAIGFVIEASRRQGEKLSPREASAYWTGEVKRFAMENPAAFARKIGVKVLAAFNRYESADNHHLGFLKDYISFLRWPLLSIGLVLPLGMAGLVMLGFTDRKKALAALVCLAYGATMVIFFSNVRIRLPVMVVLIPFAVLGLGWLVSALRQGSFKTAGAYIAAATFFFVLAFVPVPGDKDFTAYLNVHASNLASKDRQAEALVFWERSAALCQPYSAFANLALAGYYADHGDFEKAAVYIDKVPDTSLAAAQKYEALGDLLLRQGRVDEAIDAYKKSLDINYGQRQLRMKLFRLYWDIDRGLADREYAVFEYVSSFYGAMQ is encoded by the coding sequence ATGAACGCAACCACCGCCATGCAGTTGAAAACGGTTTTTAAGAATCGCCCCTGGCTGGCCGCCGGCCTGGTCGGGGCTGTGGCCCTGGCGGTTCGAATTTTTGCGCTGTTGAGTTTTCAGAAAAGCCTTTACGCCGATTTTCTGCTGTTTGACGAGCAGGTTTACCACACCTGGGCCGTTCGAATGGCTTCCGGCGAGTTCGGCACCCTGAGCGTGCCCGATTTTGCGCCCCTTCCCGCCTATATCATGGCCGCGGTTTATACCCTGTTTGCCCCGGACCCGTTTTATATCCGTCTGCTGAACATGGCCCTGGGCACCGGGACCTGTATGATGATTGTTCTGGTCGGCCGACGCATGGGCGGGGCCCGGGTGGGCCTTTTCTCAGGCATGGTTGCGGCCCTGTATGCGCCCCTTGTCTTTTTCTCCGTGGTGCTGCACAAGACCGCGCTCTCGGTTTTTCTGTTTTCCGCTTTTGTGTATGCCTGCCTGGTGCTGATGGACGCGGTGTCGGAAGAAAAACAAAAACCGCTTCGACATACCTGGGCCTGGGCGATTCTGACCGGTGTGATCATGGCCCTGCTGATCAATGTGCGGTCCAACGCCGTTGTCATGATGCCGGTGGCCCTGGCCTGCGCGGCATGGGCGTGCTTCCGGGACCGGGTGCCGGTGCGTACCTGGCCGGCTGTTCTGGCCGGCTTTGTTCTGGGATTTGCCGTGGCGGTCTTACCCTTTGTGGTGCGGGACTATAAGATGACCGGCGCGTTTGCCGTCACCCCTGCCGGCGGGTTCAACCTTTATATCGCAAACAATCCGGACAATCCTTTCCCTTATTACCGGCCGGTACGGTTTGCCACATCCAATGCAACGCAGCAGGCCATCGGGTTTGTGATCGAGGCCAGCCGCCGCCAGGGGGAAAAGCTCTCCCCCCGGGAGGCGTCAGCCTACTGGACAGGGGAGGTCAAGCGGTTTGCAATGGAAAACCCGGCCGCCTTTGCCCGGAAAATCGGGGTCAAGGTGCTGGCCGCCTTCAACCGTTACGAGTCGGCGGACAATCACCACCTGGGTTTTTTAAAGGACTATATTTCATTTCTCAGATGGCCGCTTCTGTCCATCGGGCTGGTCCTGCCCCTGGGTATGGCCGGCCTGGTGATGCTGGGGTTTACGGATCGCAAAAAGGCACTGGCGGCCCTGGTCTGCCTGGCCTACGGCGCCACCATGGTCATTTTCTTTTCCAACGTTCGTATTCGCCTGCCCGTGATGGTGGTGCTGATTCCTTTTGCGGTTCTGGGCCTTGGCTGGCTGGTGTCCGCTCTGCGCCAGGGCTCGTTTAAAACAGCAGGGGCTTATATCGCTGCCGCCACTTTCTTTTTTGTTCTGGCCTTTGTGCCCGTGCCCGGCGACAAGGATTTTACCGCCTACCTGAATGTGCATGCCTCCAACCTGGCATCCAAAGATCGGCAGGCCGAGGCTCTTGTGTTCTGGGAGCGGTCAGCGGCGCTCTGCCAGCCTTATTCGGCCTTCGCCAACCTGGCCCTGGCCGGTTACTACGCGGACCATGGCGATTTTGAAAAAGCGGCGGTTTATATTGACAAGGTGCCGGACACCTCCCTGGCCGCGGCCCAGAAGTACGAGGCCCTGGGCGATCTGCTGCTGAGGCAGGGCCGGGTGGATGAGGCTATTGATGCATATAAAAAGTCGCTCGACATCAACTACGGTCAGCGGCAGCTGCGCATGAAGCTGTTCCGGCTTTACTGGGATATAGACCGGGGCCTTGCCGACCGGGAGTATGCCGTGTTCGAGTATGTCTCCTCTTTTTACGGGGCCATGCAGTGA